From a single Streptomyces liliifuscus genomic region:
- a CDS encoding sugar isomerase domain-containing protein translates to MNADLAYFAALQENLTTLADAERPSIDRAARAIADSIAAGGVVHYFGSGHSQLVAIEPLLRAGGLAPVNVIADPALSPAAPRHAGAAERVGGYAAAILSTADIRDGEVVVVVSNSGINAVPVEFALGARALGATVVAVTSRAHSMGAESRHVDGRRLLDVADIVIDTHGRPGDAVVPLGDLTVGALSTVVGAAIVNALTCRAAELLVELHGRIPPLIVSQNTGDDAERHNNALMEKVKDRCPRG, encoded by the coding sequence ATGAACGCCGATCTCGCCTACTTCGCCGCTCTCCAGGAGAACCTCACCACGCTGGCCGACGCCGAGCGGCCCTCGATCGATCGCGCCGCCCGTGCCATCGCGGACAGCATCGCCGCCGGAGGTGTCGTCCACTACTTCGGCAGCGGCCACTCCCAACTCGTCGCCATCGAACCGCTGTTGCGGGCGGGCGGTCTCGCGCCGGTCAATGTGATCGCCGACCCGGCGCTGTCCCCCGCGGCCCCTCGGCACGCGGGGGCGGCCGAGCGCGTCGGCGGCTACGCGGCGGCGATCCTGAGTACGGCGGACATCCGGGACGGTGAGGTGGTGGTCGTCGTCTCCAACTCCGGCATCAACGCCGTGCCGGTCGAATTCGCCCTCGGCGCCCGCGCGTTGGGGGCGACGGTCGTCGCCGTCACCAGCCGGGCCCACTCGATGGGCGCCGAGTCCCGGCATGTCGACGGGCGGCGCCTGCTCGACGTGGCCGACATCGTCATCGACACGCACGGCCGCCCGGGTGACGCGGTGGTGCCCCTGGGCGACCTCACCGTGGGCGCCCTGTCGACCGTCGTCGGGGCGGCGATCGTCAACGCCCTGACCTGCCGGGCGGCCGAGCTGCTCGTCGAACTCCACGGCCGGATACCGCCGTTGATCGTCAGCCAGAACACGGGCGACGACGCCGAGCGCCACAACAACGCCCTCATGGAGAAGGTCAAGGACCGCTGCCCGCGGGGCTGA